A window of the Schistosoma mansoni, WGS project CABG00000000 data, supercontig 1929, strain Puerto Rico, whole genome shotgun sequence genome harbors these coding sequences:
- a CDS encoding XP_018644826.1, with product MTNNNIPFETMLDAPLDLIEDIPQIESPVTDPSNSERPTPTPKPISTLPTGSFVITDSDDDNLWTFIYRGPPPVFNNYKGSVISINHIDHYHFVFQGSQKNRRRTIERIFHGGNMPRSSLPDAIKTCIPVIKWSKFCAYLARRGAQIENHGKQLEKYYIDLLNVEPSDMDCADLNRELRKNNKPTQIMRKQRTDLILDMVRLNDTRQMDAFENSLSTQQRLDLYNDFGNQWQEVAKLCIKIYNEELVRAQIDTPYEQYEGSHDECEYPTNFEASDAWFDMLMEKNDIDKKVFCASVSTIMNKKVKRVNTLCLEGPTTTGKSLLLKLICGEYNYGTVQRSGDHSQFFLQNLLKKLLPSWKNQE from the coding sequence ATGACTAACAATAACATTCCATTTGAAACTATGTTAGACGCACCACTTGACTTGATAGAAGACATTCCTCAAATTGAATCACCAGTAACCGATCCATCAAATAGTGAAAGACCAACTCCTACTCCAAAGCCAATATCCACATTACCAACTGGATCTTTTGTTATTACTGACTCTGATGACGATAATTTATGGACTTTTATTTACCGTGGTCCTCCTCCtgtatttaacaattataaagGATCTGTAATTTCAATAAATCATATTGATCACTACCACTTTGTTTTTCAAGGAAGCCAAAAAAACCGTAGACGAACTATCGAACGTATCTTTCATGGGGGTAATATGCCAAGGTCTAGTTTACCTGATGCAATAAAAACTTGTATTCCCGTAATTAAATGGTCGAAATTCTGTGCATACTTGGCTAGACGAGGTGCTCAAATTGAAAATCATGGCAAACAATTGGAAAAGTATTACATTGATTTACTCAATGTTGAACCAAGTGATATGGATTGTGCCGACCTTAATCGAGAATTACGTAAAAATAATAAACCCACACAAATTATGCGAAAACAACGTACAGATTTAATATTAGATATGGTACGTTTAAATGATACTAGACAAATGGATGCCTTTGAAAATTCCTTATCGACTCAACAACGTTTAGATTTATACAACGATTTTGGTAATCAATGGCAAGAAGTTGCAAAACtttgtattaaaatatataatgaagAATTAGTACGCGCTCAAATAGATACACCCTATGAACAATATGAAGGTTCACATGATGAATGTGAATATCCAACAAATTTCGAGGCCTCCGATGCTTGGTTTGATATGCTAATGGAAAAGAATGATATTGATAAAAAAGTATTTTGTGCCTCCGTATCCACCATTATGAATAAGAAGGTGAAACGTGTCAATACCTTATGCTTAGAAGGACCAACAACTACTGGTAAATCTTTATTACTGAAACTCATATGCGGTGAATATAATTACGGAACTGTTCAACGATCAGGTGACCATTCTCAATTCTTTTtacaaaatttattgaaaaaactGTTGCCCTCATGGAAGAACCAAGAATAA